From Candidatus Bathyarchaeota archaeon, one genomic window encodes:
- a CDS encoding DUF1684 domain-containing protein, whose protein sequence is MNERGEFALDISEWKARLEREREEKNRFFMLDPQSPVPREERRSLVGKGLSYFPPDPDLRFELALDEHDEKKKIIVATSKGGEQEFIRWGEFKFEVDGKQCVLQAYKSAREEERLWVPFRDKTSGKETYGAGRYLDVEQERHRTDEGKWILDLNRAYNPWCAYSEAYTCPFIPPENWLEVPIRAGEKSYPFKKK, encoded by the coding sequence ATGAATGAAAGAGGTGAATTCGCTTTGGATATTTCCGAGTGGAAAGCCCGTCTGGAAAGGGAACGTGAGGAGAAAAACAGGTTTTTTATGTTAGATCCTCAATCACCTGTACCTCGTGAAGAACGTAGAAGTCTTGTTGGTAAGGGCCTCAGCTATTTTCCTCCAGATCCAGATTTACGCTTTGAGCTGGCACTTGACGAGCATGACGAGAAGAAGAAAATAATAGTAGCAACTTCAAAAGGTGGAGAACAAGAATTTATCCGTTGGGGCGAATTCAAATTTGAAGTTGACGGGAAGCAATGTGTACTTCAGGCCTATAAGAGTGCCCGTGAAGAGGAAAGACTTTGGGTTCCTTTCAGAGATAAAACCTCAGGCAAGGAAACGTATGGTGCGGGTCGATACCTTGATGTAGAACAGGAGAGACACCGCACGGATGAAGGAAAATGGATTCTCGATCTCAACAGAGCATATAATCCATGGTGTGCTTACAGTGAAGCATACACCTGCCCTTTCATTCCTCCAGAAAACTGGCTGGAAGTACCGATTAGAGCTGGCGAGAAAAGTTATCCTTTCAAGAAAAAATAG
- a CDS encoding 4Fe-4S binding protein, whose product MRFRVSIDYDKCVGCGDCVKSCAYGVLEIIDNIAYPVKLENCKGCKDCSQECEAEAIRVVHI is encoded by the coding sequence ATGAGGTTTAGAGTGAGTATTGACTATGACAAGTGCGTTGGATGCGGTGATTGTGTAAAATCTTGTGCCTATGGTGTTTTGGAAATTATAGATAATATAGCATATCCGGTCAAACTTGAAAACTGTAAAGGATGCAAAGACTGCTCACAAGAATGCGAAGCAGAGGCAATTAGAGTAGTTCATATATAA
- a CDS encoding CoA-binding protein yields MDENLIREFLVKKNIFAVLGASRNPEKYGHQVYEDLRKAEYRVYPVNPNAGEILGDKCYSSLEELPEKPDVANLVVPPKVSEQVVKTCKKLGIKKVWMQPGSESETAINFCKENGMDVVHGVCVMVERRSTQNS; encoded by the coding sequence ATGGATGAGAATCTGATTAGAGAGTTTCTAGTTAAGAAGAACATTTTTGCAGTGTTAGGCGCCAGCAGAAACCCTGAGAAGTATGGCCACCAAGTTTATGAAGACTTGCGTAAAGCTGAGTATAGGGTTTATCCAGTGAATCCGAATGCAGGTGAGATTTTAGGGGACAAGTGTTATTCAAGTCTTGAGGAATTGCCTGAAAAGCCAGATGTTGCTAATCTGGTGGTTCCACCAAAAGTATCAGAGCAAGTGGTTAAGACTTGCAAGAAGCTTGGGATAAAGAAAGTGTGGATGCAACCAGGGTCAGAATCTGAAACAGCGATAAACTTCTGCAAAGAGAACGGCATGGATGTCGTCCATGGAGTCTGCGTAATGGTTGAAAGGAGAAGTACACAAAATAGTTGA
- the mobB gene encoding molybdopterin-guanine dinucleotide biosynthesis protein B, whose translation MTLIICVVSKARARGKTALVERLTNRFNSEGFSVATVKHTSGSFDTAKKDTWRHLEAGAVVTVASTPNEIVVITRRKKPSLEKALDAIHVEPEIILVEGYKRSSYSKILCADTAEEGQAIIKQISNVVMVSGRISGSVKEKERFQTKFPDIPVYDFEEMVSALKGMLVKSILRSLPGLNCEHCGYDSCLDMAKAIVEGEATKKDCEVLATNITTLKVDGKNIPIGKFPQQIIRNLVMAVLDTLKGVGKHPQHVEITVKAPEKNHN comes from the coding sequence ATGACACTGATTATCTGCGTTGTTAGTAAAGCAAGGGCAAGAGGAAAAACGGCATTAGTCGAGCGGCTAACTAATAGGTTTAATAGCGAAGGTTTCAGTGTAGCAACAGTCAAGCATACAAGCGGGTCTTTTGACACAGCTAAGAAAGACACTTGGAGACATCTAGAAGCCGGAGCGGTTGTAACAGTAGCCTCCACACCGAACGAGATAGTAGTCATAACCAGAAGGAAAAAACCCTCGCTTGAAAAAGCTTTAGACGCCATTCACGTTGAACCGGAAATAATACTTGTGGAGGGATACAAGAGATCTTCATATTCCAAGATTTTATGTGCAGATACGGCTGAAGAAGGACAAGCCATAATAAAACAGATTTCAAACGTCGTTATGGTCTCAGGCAGAATTTCAGGCAGTGTCAAAGAAAAGGAAAGATTTCAGACAAAGTTTCCTGACATACCAGTATACGATTTTGAGGAGATGGTCTCTGCATTGAAAGGGATGCTAGTCAAATCAATCCTAAGAAGTCTTCCAGGCTTAAACTGCGAGCACTGTGGATACGACTCCTGCCTGGATATGGCGAAAGCAATCGTAGAAGGAGAAGCCACCAAAAAAGACTGCGAAGTGCTGGCTACGAACATCACCACGCTCAAAGTAGACGGTAAAAACATCCCAATAGGAAAATTTCCCCAGCAAATCATCAGAAATCTAGTTATGGCAGTTCTAGATACCCTGAAAGGTGTAGGAAAACATCCACAACATGTAGAGATCACGGTTAAGGCGCCGGAAAAAAATCACAATTAG
- a CDS encoding bifunctional acetate--CoA ligase family protein/GNAT family N-acetyltransferase gives MEWRQFQRLGVENFDKLFSPRRIAVVGASDKEGSVGSKLLRNLIGVGYKGAVYPVNSFRRTVHGITAYPTIERIPRQIDLAIVATPAHTVPQIVEECGRAGVSGIIIISAGFGEAGEEGENFEKRILELRNRYNMRIIGPNSLGVIRPSIKLNATFANRAANLGKIAFISQSAALCTSVLDWASEAQVGFSVVVSVGSMLDVDFGDLIDYFGTDAQTRSIVLYVESIKNARKFMSAARGFARAKPIVVVKAGRFRESAEAAICHTGALCGEDAIYDAAFKRAGIVRVEAISDLFNCAETLAMQPNPKGSNLTIITNAGGPGIMATDSLIAKGGKLSPLSDETVQALNEVLPSYCSKLNPIDVLEEATTDRFRKVMEICFRDPATDGFLIIYTPQGASDPVETAKAIVELSKKTTKPILTSLMGEDSCWKARKILRKNGIPAFTTPEQAVSTFVYMWSYAQNLELLYETPEELSIELSIPVFLREVLQKAFEEGRTVLTEPESKQFLQAYKIPTIKSVVAKTSKGAVDVASKIGYPVVMKAFSPQITHKSRVEGVILDVRSKEEVAKSFKDLAQKVKKYMPQAEFQGVILQPMVKKRGYELLIGSKKDPYFGSVIVFGMGGVAAELLKDVSIGFPPLNQVLARRLMAKTAIYKLVSDKNDHRVNIKLLEEILVKFSQLVIDFPEIKEVDINPLIVDEDDAVAVDTRIVIDTDRISAEVQPYEHLVIAPYPKRYTTQWKLKDGEPVVLRPIKPEDEILLNELYQSFSEETMRFRFFQIIREMSHDTLTRYCNIDYNREIAIVAEVEEGKKRKIIGVARLILQPGRKLGEFAVVVGDQWQGLGLGSKLVDYIVEIGKDMGLESVCGDIMSRNLKMFHLCTKKGFKMEPLDEEVTRATLDLKT, from the coding sequence GTGGAATGGAGGCAGTTTCAGAGGTTGGGCGTCGAAAACTTCGACAAGCTTTTTAGTCCGAGAAGAATTGCTGTCGTTGGGGCAAGTGACAAAGAAGGATCTGTAGGCTCCAAACTGCTTCGAAACTTGATTGGGGTGGGGTACAAAGGAGCAGTTTACCCCGTTAATTCTTTCAGGCGTACAGTGCATGGCATAACCGCCTACCCAACAATAGAACGAATCCCGCGACAAATAGACCTTGCAATCGTGGCGACACCAGCGCACACTGTTCCACAAATTGTAGAAGAATGTGGAAGGGCAGGAGTTTCAGGAATCATAATTATTTCAGCAGGCTTTGGAGAAGCTGGAGAAGAAGGAGAGAACTTTGAAAAACGAATTCTTGAACTCAGAAATCGTTATAACATGCGTATAATTGGACCTAACAGCCTCGGAGTGATACGCCCAAGTATCAAGCTAAATGCCACCTTTGCCAACAGAGCAGCTAACCTGGGAAAAATAGCTTTTATTTCGCAAAGCGCTGCGTTGTGTACCTCTGTTTTGGATTGGGCTTCCGAAGCTCAAGTAGGATTCAGTGTTGTAGTTTCGGTGGGTTCTATGTTGGATGTAGACTTCGGAGATTTAATCGACTACTTTGGAACTGATGCCCAAACAAGAAGTATCGTGCTTTACGTTGAATCCATCAAGAACGCGAGAAAATTCATGAGTGCAGCAAGAGGTTTTGCCAGAGCTAAACCAATCGTGGTGGTGAAAGCTGGAAGGTTCCGTGAAAGTGCAGAAGCAGCCATATGTCATACCGGTGCCTTATGCGGAGAAGATGCCATTTACGACGCTGCTTTCAAAAGAGCTGGGATCGTCCGTGTTGAAGCGATAAGCGACCTCTTTAATTGTGCTGAAACATTGGCCATGCAGCCGAATCCTAAAGGTTCAAACCTTACAATAATCACCAACGCTGGTGGACCAGGAATTATGGCGACAGATTCTTTGATAGCTAAGGGGGGAAAACTTTCGCCTTTAAGCGATGAAACTGTCCAAGCTTTAAATGAAGTTTTACCTTCTTACTGTAGCAAATTGAATCCCATCGACGTCCTAGAGGAAGCCACCACTGATAGGTTTAGAAAGGTTATGGAAATCTGCTTTAGAGACCCAGCCACTGATGGCTTTTTAATTATTTATACTCCTCAAGGAGCATCCGACCCGGTTGAGACTGCAAAGGCGATAGTGGAGCTTTCAAAGAAAACTACGAAACCGATTCTCACTTCCTTGATGGGTGAAGATAGCTGTTGGAAAGCAAGAAAAATTTTGCGTAAGAACGGTATTCCAGCCTTTACGACCCCTGAACAGGCGGTCTCTACTTTCGTGTACATGTGGAGTTATGCGCAAAATTTAGAGCTTTTATATGAAACCCCTGAAGAACTTTCAATCGAGCTGTCAATCCCAGTATTTCTTAGAGAGGTGTTACAAAAGGCGTTTGAGGAAGGACGCACGGTCTTAACAGAGCCGGAATCAAAACAATTTCTTCAAGCATATAAAATCCCAACAATAAAATCTGTAGTTGCCAAAACTTCTAAAGGAGCTGTTGACGTCGCTTCAAAAATCGGGTACCCTGTTGTAATGAAAGCTTTCTCACCGCAGATAACTCATAAATCAAGGGTTGAAGGAGTTATTCTGGATGTGCGTTCAAAAGAAGAGGTTGCGAAATCTTTTAAAGATTTGGCTCAGAAAGTCAAAAAATACATGCCCCAAGCAGAATTTCAAGGTGTAATACTTCAACCAATGGTTAAGAAGAGAGGATACGAACTGTTAATTGGGTCTAAGAAAGATCCGTATTTTGGTTCTGTCATTGTATTTGGAATGGGGGGCGTGGCTGCCGAGTTACTGAAAGATGTAAGCATAGGGTTTCCGCCGTTAAATCAGGTGCTCGCAAGAAGGTTGATGGCGAAAACAGCAATATACAAACTCGTTTCCGACAAAAATGACCACCGTGTCAACATAAAGCTCCTTGAAGAAATCTTGGTGAAGTTTTCTCAACTTGTGATAGACTTTCCTGAAATAAAAGAAGTTGACATAAACCCTTTAATAGTTGACGAGGACGACGCTGTAGCTGTAGACACTCGTATAGTGATAGATACCGACAGAATTTCAGCTGAAGTTCAACCCTACGAACATCTAGTGATTGCTCCTTACCCAAAAAGGTACACCACTCAATGGAAACTAAAAGATGGAGAACCCGTTGTTCTTCGCCCTATAAAACCTGAAGATGAAATCCTCCTCAACGAGTTATATCAATCCTTTTCTGAAGAAACGATGCGTTTCCGGTTCTTCCAAATAATTAGAGAAATGTCCCATGATACTTTGACCCGATATTGCAACATAGATTATAACCGAGAAATTGCCATAGTAGCTGAAGTTGAAGAGGGCAAGAAAAGAAAAATTATCGGCGTGGCTCGACTTATTCTACAGCCAGGTCGTAAACTTGGAGAGTTTGCAGTTGTTGTAGGAGACCAGTGGCAAGGGCTTGGCTTAGGGTCTAAGCTAGTTGACTACATAGTTGAGATTGGCAAAGATATGGGGCTGGAAAGCGTCTGCGGCGACATTATGTCAAGGAATCTTAAAATGTTTCATTTGTGTACGAAGAAAGGGTTCAAAATGGAGCCCCTAGATGAAGAAGTTACGAGGGCAACGCTTGACCTGAAAACTTGA